The genomic segment GAGGAATTCCTCAAATCGAAGTTACATTTGATATAGATGCTAACGGTATTGTTAAAGTATCTGCATTAGATAAAGGAACTGGTAAAGAAGCAAATATCACAATTACTGCTTCAACTAACTTAAGTGATGATGAAGTAGATAAAGCTGTAAAAGAAGCAGAAAAATTTGCTGAAGAAGATAAGAAGAGAAAAGAAAAAGTTGAAGCTGTAAATAACGCAGACCAAACTATATATCAAATAGAAAAGACTTTAAATGAAGTTGGAGATAAAGCTACTGAGGATGAAAAGGCAGCAGTAAGAGCTAAAATTGAAGATCTTAAGAAAGTTAAAGATGGAGATGATGTAGAAGCTATTAAAGCTGCAATCGAAGCAGTAAATCAATCATTCTATCCAATAGCTACAAAGATGTATCAACAAGCTGGTGGAGCTGAAGGAGCAGCTGATCCAAATGCAGCAGCTGGAGGAGCTCAAAGTGCACCACATGATGATAATGTAGTAGATGCTGATTTCAAAGTAGATGAAGATAAATAAGATATAAATTAGTTGTACTAAACTACAGTTATCTAATATAATAGGATAGGGAAGGCAAGATCGTCTTCCCTTTTCTACAGTAAATAAAACTAGGTGGTGAATTTAAACGAATGGCAAATAAAGACTATTATGAATTGCTTGGACTTCAAAAGGGTGCAAGTGATGATGAAATAAAAAGAGCCTTTAGAAAATTAGCTGTAAAATATCATCCGGATAGAAATCAAGGAAATGCTGAGGCAGAAGAAAAGTTTAAAGAGATAAATGAAGCTTATCAAGTACTTTCAGATCCAGAAAAGAAAGCTAGATATGATCAGTTTGGATCAGCTGCTTTTGATGGTAGTGGTGGCTTCGGAGGAGGCGGCTTTGGCGGCTTTGATGGATTTGATATGGGCGGCTTTGGAGATATTTTTGAATCATTCTTCGGAGGCGGAGGATCAAGTTCTAGAAGAAGAAATGGTCCAGTAAGAGGAAATGATATTGAGTATACAATAACGTTAACTTTTGAAGAAGCTGTTTTTGGAGTAGAGAAAGAAATTTCTGTTACTAGAAATGAAAATTGTGAACATTGTCACGGAAGTGGAGCAGAACCTGGAACTAATGCTAAGACTTGTCCAACTTGTAGCGGATCAGGTCAAGTAAGAGTTCAAAGACAAACTCCTCTTGGAAGTTTTGTATCAACGTCTACATGTGATACTTGTAGAGGTACTGGTAAAATTATTGAAAAGCCATGTTCAGAGTGTAGAGGAAAAGGTAGTGTTAGAAAAACAAGAAAGATAAAAGTTAACATACCAGCAGGTGTAGATACAGGAAATGTAATGCCTTTAAGAGGACAAGGAGAACATGGATTAAGAGGTGGAAGCCCTGGAGACTTGTATGTAAGAATTAATGTTACTCCATCAAAGGTGTTTACAAGAAAAGGAAACGATGTTTATATAGATGCTCATATCTCTATGCCTAAAGCAGCATTAGGTACAGAAATAACTGTAGCTACAGTTGATGGAAATGTTAAATATACTGTTCCACCAGGTACACAATCAGGAACTATGTTTAGATTAAAAGGCAAGGGAATACAAAGAGTTAATTCAAACGGAAAAGGGGATCAATACGTAAAAGTTATTGTTGATATTCCTAAAACATTAAATAAGGAACAGAAAGAAGCATTATATGATTTTATGAGAGCATCTGGTGAAGAATTTGATGAAGCAAATGTTCCTAAGAAGAAATTATTTGGAAAAAATAAATAAAAATATATTAAAGAAACTATTTGGATAATGTCTATAAATTAGCATTATTTCGATAGTTTCTTTTTTAGATAAAAATTCCCCGACAAAACCTATAGTTATAGTCATATTTCAAATTATAGGTTATAATATATTAAAATAATTATATTTAGGAGGAGAAAAAGTGAAGGAATTGAAGGAAAAATTATTAATAGAAATAGAAGAGTTTAGAGAATTAGGCAATAAGTTTTTATCTGGTGAAGTATCTATTATGGATTTTAAAAAAGTTTCTGGGGGAATGGGGGTATACTCAGAACGTAATAAAAAAGAATTCATGATAAGACTAAGAATTCCTTCAGGAATTAGCAGCTTTGAGAATATGAATTGGCTATGTGATATAGCTGATAAATATAATTTAGATAAATTTCATTTAACTACAAGAGAAGCAGTGCAGTATCATAATTTAACGATAGACCAGGTTTGTGGAATAATGAAGGATGGTATAGATAATGATATATATTCTAGAGGAGGCGGCGGAAACTTTCCAAGAAATGTAGCTATGTCTCCACTATCAGGTGTAGATAAAGATGAAGCGTTTGATGTGACACCATATGCATTAGCTGTAAATAAACATTTTTTAAGCAAAATAACATCATACAAATTTCCAAGAAAGTTTAAAGTATCT from the Clostridium beijerinckii genome contains:
- the dnaJ gene encoding molecular chaperone DnaJ produces the protein MANKDYYELLGLQKGASDDEIKRAFRKLAVKYHPDRNQGNAEAEEKFKEINEAYQVLSDPEKKARYDQFGSAAFDGSGGFGGGGFGGFDGFDMGGFGDIFESFFGGGGSSSRRRNGPVRGNDIEYTITLTFEEAVFGVEKEISVTRNENCEHCHGSGAEPGTNAKTCPTCSGSGQVRVQRQTPLGSFVSTSTCDTCRGTGKIIEKPCSECRGKGSVRKTRKIKVNIPAGVDTGNVMPLRGQGEHGLRGGSPGDLYVRINVTPSKVFTRKGNDVYIDAHISMPKAALGTEITVATVDGNVKYTVPPGTQSGTMFRLKGKGIQRVNSNGKGDQYVKVIVDIPKTLNKEQKEALYDFMRASGEEFDEANVPKKKLFGKNK